The following are encoded together in the Actinoplanes sp. N902-109 genome:
- a CDS encoding glycosyltransferase family 4 protein produces MKIRYVLHNAYGTGGTIRTVVNQANALCAAHDVEIASVYQTGAEPVFPLDPRVRLVSLTGLRDDGSRWTDKPGTNSRFWRKTRRFRNPMPQRHDFRYRRWDPVVDFHVIRYFRAQRDAVLVTTRPALNLMAAWFAPRRLVRVGQDHMNFGSYKPPLQAAIVRAYPRLAAVAVLTRADEAEYRAALADGVRLVRIPNGVPAAVAVPDQERAPVVLAAGRLNRQKGFDLLIEAFATVHERHPEWQLHIFGWGKAREKLAAQIEASGLGGTVRLRGLTRDLDAEFAKVSVFALSSRKEGLPMVLLEAMGAGLPVVSFDCPTGPAEVVEDGVNGLLVPAEDVAGLAAGLCRLIEHPDEREKFGTAARGTSAQFAIPAVAARWEALFTELAQR; encoded by the coding sequence GTGAAAATCCGGTATGTGTTGCACAACGCGTACGGCACCGGCGGCACGATCCGCACGGTCGTCAACCAGGCCAACGCGTTGTGCGCCGCCCACGACGTCGAAATCGCCAGCGTCTATCAGACCGGCGCCGAGCCGGTCTTCCCGCTGGACCCGCGGGTGCGCCTGGTGTCGCTGACCGGGCTGCGCGACGACGGTTCACGGTGGACGGACAAGCCGGGCACCAACTCCCGGTTCTGGCGCAAGACCCGGCGCTTCCGCAACCCCATGCCACAGCGCCACGACTTCCGTTACCGCCGCTGGGACCCGGTGGTCGACTTCCACGTGATCCGCTACTTCCGGGCCCAGCGCGACGCGGTGCTGGTCACCACCCGGCCCGCGCTCAACCTGATGGCGGCATGGTTCGCACCCCGGCGGCTGGTACGGGTAGGCCAGGACCACATGAACTTCGGCAGCTACAAGCCGCCGCTGCAGGCCGCGATCGTTCGCGCCTACCCACGACTGGCCGCCGTGGCCGTGCTGACCCGCGCCGACGAGGCGGAATACCGGGCCGCGCTGGCCGACGGCGTGCGCCTGGTGCGCATTCCCAACGGCGTGCCGGCCGCTGTGGCCGTACCGGACCAGGAGCGTGCCCCGGTCGTGCTGGCAGCGGGACGGCTGAACCGGCAGAAGGGCTTCGATCTGCTGATCGAGGCGTTCGCCACGGTCCACGAGCGACACCCGGAGTGGCAGCTGCACATCTTCGGCTGGGGCAAGGCCCGCGAGAAACTGGCCGCGCAGATCGAAGCGAGCGGGCTCGGCGGCACGGTGCGGCTGCGCGGGCTGACCCGCGACCTGGACGCCGAGTTCGCCAAGGTGTCGGTGTTCGCGCTCAGCTCACGCAAGGAGGGGCTGCCGATGGTGCTGCTCGAAGCGATGGGCGCCGGGCTGCCGGTGGTGTCGTTCGACTGCCCGACCGGCCCGGCCGAGGTGGTCGAGGACGGCGTCAACGGGCTGCTGGTGCCGGCCGAGGACGTCGCCGGGCTGGCCGCCGGGCTGTGCCGGCTGATCGAGCATCCCGACGAACGGGAGAAGTTCGGCACCGCCGCCCGGGGCACCAGCGCGCAGTTCGCGATCCCGGCCGTTGCGGCCCGCTGGGAGGCGCTGTTCACCGAGCTGGCCCAGCGCTGA